Proteins encoded within one genomic window of Salipaludibacillus agaradhaerens:
- a CDS encoding NAD(P)/FAD-dependent oxidoreductase, translated as MNRKPKIVILGAGYGGMMTASRLKKANAHQDADITLVNKHNYHYQTTWLHEPAAGTLHHDRTRMKIDSVIDTNKIQFIKDAVVKINKEEKKVVLEKSELDYDYLVIGLGSEPETFGIPGVKEHAFSIRSVNSVRLIREHIEYMFANYNKQEEKQEDLLTFVVAGAGFTGIEFVGELTERIPELCEEYDIDRKKVKIISVEAAPTALPGFDEELVEYAMNHLESKGVQFKINTPIKEVQDGVVLLADGTEIKSQTIVWTTGIRGSSIVDDAGFETMRGRVKVEKDLRAPGHDDVFIIGDCALIINEEINRPYPPTAQIAIQQAYTCAKNLKALVAGKTELEEFKPDIKGTVASLGGKEAIGLVGDKKIYGHSASAVKKLIDNRYLYMLGGMPLVLKKGKLNLF; from the coding sequence ATGAACAGAAAGCCGAAAATAGTTATCTTAGGTGCTGGGTACGGTGGTATGATGACCGCTAGCCGCTTAAAGAAGGCAAATGCTCATCAAGATGCGGACATTACCCTAGTGAATAAGCATAATTATCACTATCAAACAACTTGGCTCCATGAACCAGCTGCAGGTACACTTCATCATGACAGAACGCGAATGAAAATTGATAGTGTTATCGATACTAACAAAATTCAATTTATTAAAGATGCTGTCGTGAAGATCAACAAAGAGGAGAAAAAAGTTGTTCTTGAAAAAAGTGAATTAGATTATGATTATCTTGTCATTGGACTTGGCTCTGAGCCAGAAACATTCGGTATTCCAGGTGTTAAAGAACATGCGTTCTCTATTCGGAGCGTCAACTCTGTACGTTTGATCCGTGAGCATATTGAGTACATGTTTGCAAACTACAATAAGCAAGAAGAAAAGCAAGAGGACTTGCTGACATTTGTTGTCGCTGGTGCTGGCTTTACTGGCATTGAGTTCGTAGGTGAACTTACTGAGCGTATTCCTGAACTTTGTGAAGAGTACGATATCGACCGTAAAAAAGTAAAGATTATTTCCGTTGAAGCGGCGCCAACTGCTCTTCCTGGATTTGATGAAGAACTAGTGGAATACGCAATGAACCATTTAGAGAGTAAAGGGGTTCAGTTCAAAATTAACACACCTATTAAGGAAGTACAGGACGGTGTTGTGTTACTTGCGGACGGAACAGAAATTAAATCTCAAACAATTGTTTGGACAACAGGGATTCGTGGAAGCTCTATCGTTGATGATGCCGGCTTTGAAACCATGCGTGGTCGTGTAAAAGTGGAGAAAGATTTACGCGCTCCAGGTCATGATGATGTTTTCATTATTGGAGACTGTGCGCTTATTATTAATGAAGAAATAAACCGACCGTATCCACCAACAGCACAAATAGCCATTCAACAAGCCTACACCTGTGCGAAAAACTTAAAAGCACTCGTAGCAGGCAAGACAGAGCTTGAAGAGTTTAAACCAGATATAAAAGGAACTGTTGCATCTCTAGGAGGAAAAGAGGCGATCGGTTTAGTCGGGGACAAAAAGATTTATGGTCATTCAGCTTCTGCAGTGAAAAAACTGATCGATAACCGTTATCTCTACATGCTAGGCGGCATGCCACTCGTCCTTAAGAAAGGTAAGTTAAACTTATTTTAA
- a CDS encoding NAD(P)/FAD-dependent oxidoreductase, which produces MSEQKDIFDITIIGGGPVGLFTAFYSGLRQAKVKIIEAMPQLGGQLSALYPEKYIYDVAGFPKVRAQELVDKLEEQAKQFNPTIVLEQAVENVEKGEDNIFTLTTDKETHYTKTVIITAGVGAFKPRRLEIDGAEQFEGKNLHYFVSDLTKFAGDRVVLAGGGDSAVDWTLMLEDIAEEVTIVHRRDKFRAHEHSVEQLRNSEKITVRTPYVISELHHDGDRIVAVTLKEKTGDATHKIDIDTLIVNYGFVSNLGPIKNWGLNIEKNSIVVNSNMETNIEGIYACGDIATYEGKVKLIACGFGEAPTAVNRAKVYVDPSASAIAGHSSSLF; this is translated from the coding sequence TTGTCAGAACAAAAAGATATATTTGACATTACGATAATTGGCGGTGGCCCCGTTGGTTTATTTACTGCTTTTTATAGCGGTTTAAGACAAGCAAAAGTAAAAATTATTGAAGCAATGCCCCAGCTCGGTGGGCAATTATCTGCACTTTATCCTGAAAAATACATATATGATGTGGCTGGTTTTCCTAAAGTACGTGCTCAAGAGCTAGTAGATAAACTTGAAGAGCAAGCTAAGCAGTTTAACCCTACTATTGTTCTTGAACAGGCAGTTGAAAATGTAGAAAAAGGTGAAGATAACATTTTCACGCTTACGACTGATAAAGAAACTCATTATACAAAAACAGTTATTATTACTGCTGGGGTGGGGGCTTTTAAACCTCGTAGACTTGAAATTGATGGTGCCGAACAATTTGAAGGCAAAAACCTTCATTATTTCGTAAGTGACTTAACAAAATTTGCTGGCGACCGAGTTGTTCTAGCTGGTGGTGGTGATTCTGCTGTCGACTGGACGCTAATGCTAGAAGATATTGCTGAGGAAGTAACCATCGTTCATCGCCGCGACAAATTCCGCGCCCATGAGCATAGTGTAGAACAATTGAGAAATTCAGAAAAGATCACTGTCCGTACCCCTTATGTCATTAGTGAACTTCATCACGATGGTGACCGTATTGTGGCAGTCACGCTTAAGGAAAAAACAGGGGACGCTACCCATAAGATTGATATTGATACTCTCATCGTTAACTACGGCTTTGTATCTAACCTTGGCCCCATTAAAAACTGGGGATTGAACATCGAGAAAAATTCAATTGTTGTTAACTCGAATATGGAAACAAACATCGAAGGTATTTATGCGTGTGGAGACATCGCTACTTACGAAGGAAAAGTGAAACTCATCGCGTGTGGCTTCGGTGAAGCGCCAACTGCTGTTAACCGTGCAAAAGTCTACGTAGATCCTTCTGCTAGTGCCATAGCAGGACATAGTTCAAGTTTATTCTAA